A single Cottoperca gobio chromosome 5, fCotGob3.1, whole genome shotgun sequence DNA region contains:
- the myl2a gene encoding myosin regulatory light chain 2a: protein MAPKKAKKRTAEGANSNVFSMFEQAQIQEFKEAFTIMDQNRDGFIDKNDLRDTFAALGRVKVKQEEIDEMLKEAPGPINFTVFLTMFGEKLKGADPEETILNAFKVFDPEGKGSLRKDYVTQMLTTQADRFTPEEMEQMFAAFPPDVAGNLDYKNLVHIITHGEEKDQE, encoded by the exons ATG GCCCCCAAGAAAGCCAAGAAGAGGACAGCAGAGGGAGCCAACTCCAACGTGTTCTCCATGTTTGAGCAGGCTCAGATCCAAGAATTTAAAGAG GCCTTCACTATCATGGACCAGAACAGAGACGGCTTCATCGACAAGAATGATCTGAGGGACACTTTTGCTGCTCTCG GACGTGTCAaagtgaaacaggaagagatTGACGAGATGCTCAAAGAGGCTCCCGGCCCAATCAACTTCACCGTCTTCCTCACCATGTTCGGTGAGAAGCTGAAAG GTGCTGATCCAGAGGAGACCATCCTCAACGCGTTTAAAGTCTTCGACCCGGAGGGGAAAGGCTCGCTGAGGAAGGACTA TGTGACACAGATGCTTACAACACAAGCGGACAGATTCACCCCTGAAGAG ATGGAGCAGATGTTCGCTGCATTCCCCCCAGATGTGGCAGGGAACCTGGACTACAAGAACCTGGTTCACATCATTACCCACGGAGAGGAAAAGGACCAGGAGTAA
- the LOC115008901 gene encoding uncharacterized protein LOC115008901 gives MATDILKEQYNSLQEENDQYKKFTSEQKDNLVSLERDVTASKSRTQEKLTVPGGRKQEEKHRKHRKRIRVLENKLYQDTIKFDNLLCSNKDCRKDIAHLVQLKGSLCNSEEKSNRHLAKQQNSTDKLEKGRTLVFHQSSEAETRMQKLRECTQVETAQFTKRRMQLKMNIHHDVKLNTFMETKLKEIIPLEEDEDSKRARKKQQQYQTGVKKLEMHMQCHRTIVEVTGERDLHQIGPRFTQNEHKNCTYISNINELHCKRNVLKHGTDTMKSNILFLEQENKGHDEQINSKREDLESESEKYSCLSDSPDKRCAEVQRTLDELTAAISGLLDEIMPEAVIVNLDNVAQFTGILEESINNLLIQANSVELDPQSILLTNSDLLPVLPLTHF, from the exons ATGGCAACAGACATTTTAAAGGAGCAATACaacagcctgcaggaggagaatgATCAATATAAGAAGTTCACCAGCGAGCAGAAGGATAATTTGGTTTCACTGGAAAGAGAT GTAACTGCTTCAAAGAGCAGGACTCAGGAGAAGTTAACAGTCCCAGGtggcaggaaacaggaagagaaacacaggaaacacaggaaacGCATCCGCGTCTTAGAAAACAAACTATACCAG GACACTATTAAGTTTGACAATTTGCTGTGCAGCAACAAGGATTGCCGCAAAGACATTGCTCACCTGGTGCAGCTGAAGGGCTCATTGTGCAATAGTGAAGAGAAATCCAACAGACATTTGGCTAAACAGCAAAACAGCACTGACAAACTGGAAAAGGGTCGCACCCTCGTTTTCCACCAGAG TTCAGAGGCCGAGACCCGAATGCAGAAGTTGAGGGAGTGCACCCAGGTGGAGACAGCTCAGTTCACCAAGAGAAGGATGCAACTGAAGATGAACATCCACCATGACGTCAAACTGAACACTTTCATGGAGACGAAGTTAAAGGAAATTATTCCCttggaagaagatgaagactCCAAGAGAGCAAGAA AGAAACAGCAGCAATATCAGACTGGAGTTAAGAAGCTGGAGATGCACATGCAGTGCCACAGGACCATAGTGGAGGTCACCGGAGAAAGAGACCTGCATCAGATTGGGCCCAGGTTCACTCAGAATGAACACAAGAATTGTACTTATATCAGCAACATCAACGAGCTGCACTGCAAAAGGAACGTGTTGAAGCACGGCACAGACACAATGAAG AGTAATATCCTGTTCCTGGAGCAAGAGAACAAAGGACATGATGAGCAGATTAACAGCAAGCGTGAGGATCTAGAG TCTGAGTCTGAGAAGTATAGCTGTCTGTCAGACTCCCCGGACAAGCGGTGCGCTGAGGTTCAGAGGACTCTGGATGAGCTGACAGCCGCCATTAGTGGCCTGTTAGATGAGATAATGCCAGAAGCTGTCATCGTCAATCTTGACAACGTCGCACAATTTACCG GTATCCTTGAGGAGAGCATCAATAACCTGCTGATCCAGGCCAACAGCGTGGAGTTGGATCCTCAGAGCATACTGTTAACCAACTCTGACCTGCTACCAG TACTGCCTCTTACACACTTCTGA
- the LOC115008239 gene encoding nascent polypeptide-associated complex subunit alpha, muscle-specific form-like isoform X1 → MDDLDALLADLESTTSHISKCTLFLSDETAYSFPVGDQTQQDICSPPQATPTPSELNGLDETESFSSAQRSPWSRDSGSPTQPVAEEDHVYSFPNKQKSSELSAMNSALGSNLSELDRLLLELNAVQQSTPAFPTEEEAAPPLPASSVIHHVQENGVSTAGKAGPPVLEKPKRSAAARGIEDVRPSVESLLDELESSVPSPTPTPLVVSDEQIDGLEETPAQQQARMSASSATRELDKLMACLSDFQIQSNSGSQLSVNQEAVDISLVAGSPGTSPSINPNIDSVDNLLPSSYSTPSCTPLPLELHIDEDGCSASTSSAGSTIVTASSRSLQYSQIQQIEDGDSVTSEISHVESLSIYSTTKPASEAEVNSLTHVSITNARKISSPLGKSLNSVTVGRSLSPVVSKSPSPVSMSINPSPILRAKSPSPPDLKCSSPSQFYKNPSPIPKSYSPVPLVYNPVTVTRLSSPVFKSASPVTVPNITSPVTIPKSATPETVSKSASPVSIPRLLSPVPKIASPVTVPNSVGVPKSCSPETLPMNACPVILPRLSSPVTVPKSPAPVIRKHYTVLSTSSPRASPVPLVTVPSNSLSSPPTEKQGDEMLGLTWPCREPFLDDALDKLLAPDSTQLSENQPPASITPGDEDRSWEEEDGIYPDLSREGTLTPMTESSWTDECFTPSTCPGTPDATLDLPTQQPSAVERLSASGQLKSVIRRTKETSNVHPMFREAMLRRKMGPVIVNKSNSQDRLIEELQGKLGIGRVERKRKQLPDDWMTEGVIVMSNPQRTREENVQPSVDKIIIPPQSPAPQRKVLPPPQSPPAPKKLPPVKQTPPPLPPPPPNPPPPPPPSPASSSRTYPSSPQGSYSSP, encoded by the exons ATGGATGATTTAG ATGCTTTGTTGGCGGACCTTGAGTCCACAACATCCCACATTTCCAAGTGTACGCTCTTCCTGTCTGACGAGACCGCCTACTCCTTCCCTGTTGGGGACCAGACCCAACAAGACATCTGCTCTCCACCGCAAGCCACACCCACTCCCTCTGAGCTAAACGGACTTGATGAAACAGAG TCCTTCAGCTCAGCCCAGAGAAGTCCCTGGTCTAGAGATAGCGGCAGTCCAACTCAACCCGTTGCTGAAGAGGACCACGTATACAG TTTCCCTAATAAGCAGAAGAGTAGTGAGTTATCAGCTATGAACTCAGCCTTGGGCAGCAACCTGTCTGAGCTGGACCGCCTGCTGTTGGAGCTCAACGCTGTCCAGCAAAGCACCCCTGCCTTCCCCACAGAAG AAGAAGCAGCACCTCCGCTGCCGGCCAGCAGCGTCATCCACCACGTCCAGGAGAATGGAGTCTCTACTGCGGGAAAGGCCGGTCCACCTGTATTGGAGAAGCCCAAACGCAGTGCAGCAGCTCGGGGAATAGAGGATGTACGACCAAGTGTAGAGAGCCTTCTGGACGAGCTGGAAAGTTCTGTGCCCTCTCCCAC TCCCACGCCGTTGGTTGTGTCAGACGAACAAATAGATGGACTAGAGGAAACACCAGCACAGCAGCAAGCCAGAATGTCTGCCTCCTCTGCCACACGAGAGCTGGATAAGCTAATGGCCTGTCTCTCTGACTTCCAAATCCAAAGCAAT TCTGGCTCTCAGTTGTCTGTGAATCAGGAGGCTGTAGATATTTCATTGGTAGCTGGTTCCCCAGGAACATCTCCATCTATAAACCCCAATATTGATTCAGTGGATAATCTTCTACCTTCTAGTTACTCTACTCCCTCCTGTACCCCTCTTCCGTTGGAACTTCATATAGATGAAGATGGTTGTTCCGCCTCTACATCTTCAGCTGGTTCCACTATAGTCACTGCATCGTCCAGGAGCCTTCAATACTCCCAGATCCAACAGATAGAGGACGGTGACAGTGTCACCTCTGAGATCTCTCATGTGGAGAGCCTTAGTATATATAGTACCACAAAGCCTGCTAGTGAAGCTGAAGTCAACAGCCTTACACATGTGTCGATCACTAACGCTAGAAAGATCTCAAGTCCACTTGGAAAGAGTTTAAACTCAGTTACTGTTGGCAGAAGTCTTAGTCCAGTTGTTTCCAAGAGCCCTAGTCCCGTAAGTATGTCTATAAACCCCAGTCCCATTCTTAGAGCCAAGAGTCCTAGTCCACCTGATCTCAAATGCTCTAGTCCAAGTCAGTTTTACAAGAACCCAAGCCCAATCCCTAAAAGCTACAGTCCAGTTCCTTTAGTTTATAATCCAGTCACAGTTACAAGGCTTTCAAGTCCAGTTTTTAAAAGTGCGAGTCCAGTGACAGTCCCTAATATCACTAGTCCTGTAACCATCCCAAAGAGTGCTACTCCAGAAACAGTTTCCAAGAGTGCGAGTCCAGTGTCAATTCCAAGACTTTTAAGTCCAGTTCCAAAGATTGCAAGTCCTGTGACAGTCCCTAATTCAGTAGGTGTACCCAAGAGTTGTAGTCCTGAAACATTGCCAATGAATGCTTGCCCAGTGATACTTCCAAGGCTTTCAAGTCCAGTGACGGTTCCAAAAAGTCCTGCTCCAGTTATCAGGAAACATTACACAGTTCTAAGCACCAGCAGTCCCAGAGCTTCACCAGTCCCACTTGTCACTGTACCATCAAATAGCCTGTCTTCCCCTCCTACAGAAAAGCAGGGAGATGAAATGCTGGGTTTAACATGGCCATGTCGTGAGCCTTTTTTAGATGATGCTTTAGACAAACTGTTAGCCCCCGACTCCACACAACTTAGTGAGAACCAGCCACCTGCTTCCATCACGCCCGGAGATGAAGACAGATCCTGGGAGGAGGAAGACGGAATTTACCCTGATCTCAGCCGAGAGGGAACCCTGACACCCATGACTGAGTCCAGCTGGACGGATGAGTGCTTCACCCCCTCCACCTGCCCCGGGACACCAGATGCAACACTGGACCTTCCCACACAGCAGCCCTCTGCTGTCGAGCGACTATCTGCTTCTGGCCAA CTCAAGTCTGTTATCCGGCGCACCAAAGAGACCTCCAATGTGCATCCAATGTTCAGAGAGGCAATGTTGCGACGTAAAATGGGGCCGGTCATTGTGAATAAGAGCAACTCGCAGGACCGACTCATTGAGGAGCTACAGGGGAAACTGGGTATTGGGCGAGTGGAGCGCAAGCGTAAACAACTGCCAGATGATTGGATGACGGAGGGAGTCATCGTCATGTCCAACCCACAGCGAACACGGGAAGAAAATGTCCAGCCATCTGTGGATAAG ATCATCATCCCTCCACAATCACCTGCCCCACAGAGAAAagtcctcccccccccacaaTCTCCCCCAGCGCCCAAAAAGCTACCCCCAGTCAAGCAGACCCCTCCACCActacctcctccccctccaaaccctccccctccccctcccccctcccccgccTCCTCCTCGAGAACCTACCCCTCCTCCCCCCAAGGATCCTACTCCTCCCCCTAA